From Thiomicrospira sp. XS5, one genomic window encodes:
- a CDS encoding choline BCCT transporter BetT, which yields MNQTTSSDNSPETKPEAAKLNPPVFYTASGLVILLLLYAVVLPTHADNFFGHLQDVIVDNGSWFYVLTVAILLITVVFLGLSRYGDIKLGPDHATPDYSNLTWFSMLFSAGMGIGLMFFGVAEPVMHFLSPPVGEPESVEAARSAMKITFFHWGMHAWAIYAIVALILAFFSYRHGLPLTLRSALYPIIGERIYGPIGHAVDVFAVIGTIFGIATSLGYGVLQMNSGLNYLFDVPVGVWTQVVLIVAVTALAGVSVATGLDKGIRRLSELNMGLAITLMLLVLFLGSTVFLLQALIQNAGNYVSSIVKETFFLFAYEKTDWIGGWTILYWAWWLAWAPFVGLFIARVSRGRTIREFATGVLFVPVGFSMMWFTFFGNSAIDMIMNQGMASLGEVVSEDVAIALFAFLGHFPFGDILSFIAILMVVIFFVTSADSGALVVNMLCSNGRDDTPLWQRLYWVVGVGLIAAILLLAGGLGALQTMTIASALPFSLVLLVATYGLIMALRVDLAKRESLQMNVSPAPSALDDNWKQRLHNIVDYPSKTVVSRYVRTVAKQACEEVSKELQAQGLNAVVELDSERDRVKLNVQHGDETDFVYEVRSRSHLKPEFTQVELPEDEMDESAHYYRAEIHLQEGGQDYDVMGWSKQAIIQDIIDHYHKHMHFLHVLR from the coding sequence ATGAATCAAACGACATCGTCAGACAATTCGCCAGAGACAAAGCCGGAAGCCGCCAAACTCAATCCGCCGGTTTTCTACACCGCGTCAGGTCTGGTCATTTTGCTGCTGCTTTATGCCGTGGTATTGCCAACCCACGCGGACAACTTTTTCGGGCACTTGCAAGATGTGATTGTCGATAATGGCAGTTGGTTTTATGTTTTAACGGTAGCGATTCTGCTCATCACGGTGGTGTTTTTGGGCTTGTCGCGTTACGGCGATATCAAACTCGGGCCGGACCATGCCACGCCGGACTATTCCAATCTGACTTGGTTTTCGATGTTGTTTTCCGCTGGGATGGGCATCGGCTTGATGTTCTTCGGGGTGGCGGAGCCGGTCATGCACTTTCTGTCACCGCCGGTTGGCGAGCCGGAAAGTGTTGAGGCGGCGCGCAGTGCGATGAAAATTACCTTTTTCCACTGGGGCATGCACGCCTGGGCGATTTACGCCATTGTTGCGTTGATACTGGCGTTTTTCAGTTACCGACATGGTCTGCCGCTGACATTGCGTTCCGCACTCTACCCGATTATTGGTGAGCGCATTTACGGGCCGATTGGGCATGCTGTGGATGTCTTCGCGGTGATCGGCACGATTTTCGGTATCGCCACGTCGCTTGGCTACGGCGTGCTGCAAATGAACAGTGGTTTGAATTATCTGTTCGATGTGCCGGTCGGCGTCTGGACGCAGGTGGTGTTGATTGTCGCCGTGACGGCCCTGGCCGGTGTATCGGTCGCCACCGGGCTGGATAAAGGCATTCGCCGTTTATCGGAATTGAATATGGGCTTGGCCATTACCTTAATGCTGTTGGTGCTGTTTTTGGGTTCCACCGTCTTTTTGTTACAAGCGTTGATTCAAAATGCCGGGAATTATGTGTCCAGCATCGTCAAAGAGACGTTTTTCCTGTTTGCGTATGAAAAAACCGATTGGATTGGTGGTTGGACCATTTTGTACTGGGCCTGGTGGCTGGCTTGGGCACCGTTTGTCGGGTTGTTTATCGCCCGGGTGTCGCGCGGGCGCACCATTCGTGAGTTTGCCACCGGCGTGCTGTTTGTACCGGTGGGCTTCAGTATGATGTGGTTTACCTTTTTCGGGAACTCGGCCATCGATATGATTATGAACCAGGGCATGGCCAGCTTAGGCGAAGTGGTGTCTGAAGATGTCGCCATTGCCTTGTTCGCGTTCCTGGGGCATTTTCCGTTCGGCGATATTTTGTCCTTTATCGCCATTTTGATGGTGGTGATCTTTTTCGTTACCTCGGCGGATTCCGGAGCGCTGGTGGTCAATATGCTGTGTTCCAATGGACGAGATGACACACCGCTTTGGCAGCGACTGTATTGGGTTGTCGGCGTGGGCCTGATTGCCGCGATTCTGCTGTTGGCCGGCGGTCTGGGAGCGCTGCAAACCATGACCATTGCCAGTGCTTTGCCGTTCTCGTTGGTATTATTGGTCGCGACCTATGGCCTGATTATGGCGTTACGGGTGGATTTGGCGAAACGTGAAAGTTTGCAAATGAATGTGTCGCCGGCACCGTCGGCCTTGGACGATAACTGGAAGCAACGCTTGCATAATATTGTGGATTACCCGAGTAAAACCGTGGTTAGCCGTTATGTTCGTACCGTGGCGAAGCAGGCTTGTGAAGAAGTCAGTAAGGAGCTACAGGCGCAAGGGCTGAATGCGGTGGTCGAGTTGGACTCTGAGCGTGATCGGGTCAAACTGAATGTTCAGCACGGCGATGAAACCGATTTTGTTTATGAGGTTCGCAGTCGTTCGCACCTGAAACCGGAGTTCACGCAAGTGGAGCTGCCGGAAGACGAAATGGATGAATCGGCGCATTACTATCGTGCGGAGATCCATTTGCAGGAAGGTGGTCAGGATTACGATGTGATGGGCTGGTCCAAGCAGGCGATCATTCAAGACATTATCGATCACTACCACAAGCACATGCACTTCCTGCATGTCTTGCGATAA
- a CDS encoding YajQ family cyclic di-GMP-binding protein, giving the protein MPSFDIVSELDQHELTNAVDQANKEVTTRYDFKGSGSSFELNDSIVTMKTESDFQLQQMLDILIQKANRRGIDVKCMEVKDPDIQLKAAKQVIEMKEGLDAPLAKKIIKAIKDSKLKVQAAKQEDTIRVTGKKRDDLQAVMQLLKGMEDLEMPLQFNNFRD; this is encoded by the coding sequence ATGCCTTCATTCGACATTGTTTCCGAACTGGATCAACATGAACTGACCAATGCCGTCGATCAAGCCAATAAAGAAGTAACGACGCGCTATGACTTTAAAGGAAGCGGCTCGAGTTTTGAGCTTAATGATTCCATCGTGACCATGAAAACCGAGTCCGACTTTCAGTTACAGCAGATGTTGGATATTTTGATTCAGAAAGCCAATCGTCGTGGGATTGATGTGAAGTGTATGGAAGTGAAGGACCCGGACATTCAATTAAAAGCCGCCAAACAAGTGATTGAGATGAAAGAAGGGCTGGACGCGCCTTTAGCGAAAAAAATCATCAAAGCCATCAAGGATTCCAAGCTGAAAGTGCAGGCGGCCAAGCAGGAAGATACCATTCGAGTCACGGGCAAAAAACGCGATGACTTGCAAGCCGTGATGCAACTTCTGAAAGGCATGGAAGATTTGGAAATGCCGTTGCAGTTTAATAATTTTCGAGATTAA
- a CDS encoding aminotransferase class I/II-fold pyridoxal phosphate-dependent enzyme yields the protein MKSPAPTPPYPIADTAQRIQPFHVMKILGEAKALEAQGHDIIHMEIGEPDFSSLPQVHAAAQQAMKAGHTHYTPTLGLPELRSALSDFYGHFYRADVPAERIMLTPGSSSGLQLLLTALLNPGDKVLMTDPAYPCNREFVRLLQSQLISVPVTEATRYQLTLPLLKAHWQDGIKVVMVASPSNPTGTVIEADELVAMAEFLAEKGAYLLMDEIYQGLVYNRPAESILSRCADLNNVLVINSFSKFFCMTGWRLGWIVAPTFLIPTLERLGQNLFLSAPTLSQYGALAVLEPDALAELEQRRQIFQKRRDTLMQAMQEAGLSPRICPDGAFYLYWDISAFSDDAEAFCLALLHETGVALTPGTDFGDYRAQQHVRLAYTTDEETLQRAVEKLKGALRKRAPLSHNSD from the coding sequence ATGAAATCACCCGCTCCGACACCCCCCTACCCAATTGCCGACACCGCTCAACGGATTCAGCCGTTCCATGTCATGAAGATTCTTGGCGAGGCCAAGGCTCTGGAAGCACAAGGGCATGACATTATCCACATGGAAATCGGCGAACCGGATTTCAGCTCCTTGCCGCAAGTGCATGCCGCGGCCCAACAGGCCATGAAGGCCGGACACACCCATTACACGCCAACACTCGGTTTACCGGAACTGCGTAGCGCACTTTCCGACTTTTACGGACATTTTTATCGGGCGGACGTGCCGGCCGAGCGCATTATGCTCACCCCAGGATCATCCAGCGGTTTACAGCTACTTTTAACCGCTTTATTAAACCCCGGTGACAAGGTCCTTATGACCGACCCGGCCTATCCGTGCAACCGGGAGTTCGTTCGTCTACTGCAGAGCCAACTCATCAGCGTGCCCGTCACGGAAGCCACACGTTATCAGCTGACATTGCCGTTATTAAAAGCGCACTGGCAAGACGGCATCAAAGTCGTCATGGTCGCCAGCCCGTCCAACCCGACGGGTACGGTCATTGAAGCCGATGAGCTCGTCGCAATGGCCGAATTCCTGGCTGAAAAAGGGGCTTATTTACTGATGGATGAAATTTACCAGGGCTTGGTTTACAATCGACCGGCCGAATCGATTCTCAGCCGGTGCGCCGACTTGAACAACGTCTTGGTCATCAATTCTTTTTCGAAATTCTTCTGCATGACTGGTTGGCGTCTGGGCTGGATTGTCGCCCCGACGTTCTTAATACCAACGCTGGAGCGTCTGGGCCAAAATTTGTTTCTCTCGGCTCCGACCTTATCGCAATACGGCGCGTTGGCCGTTTTGGAACCCGACGCACTGGCCGAGCTGGAACAGCGCCGCCAAATCTTCCAAAAACGCCGTGATACGTTAATGCAAGCCATGCAAGAGGCGGGGCTGTCCCCCCGCATTTGCCCGGATGGCGCTTTTTATCTTTACTGGGATATTTCCGCGTTCAGCGATGATGCCGAAGCCTTTTGCCTGGCCCTGTTGCATGAAACCGGAGTGGCATTAACCCCCGGCACGGATTTCGGCGATTACCGCGCCCAGCAGCACGTTCGCTTAGCTTACACAACGGACGAAGAGACATTACAACGCGCAGTCGAAAAACTAAAAGGGGCGCTCCGCAAGCGGGCGCCCCTTTCACACAACAGCGATTAA
- a CDS encoding phosphomannomutase/phosphoglucomutase: protein MAHVDPRIFRTYDIRGIVDQAMTEETVYCVGQALGSEMLAVGETQIVLGRDGRLSGERFAHLMSEGLRSTGVKVIDLGAVMTPMVYFAAETLPGGHSCVVITGSHNPPDYNGIKMVIDGVTLYGEHIQKLLQRIQNDDFVESARPGDYESYDIFPAYRERIVSGIALKRPLKVVVDAGNGIAGAFAPEIIEALGCDVTAIFCEVDGTFPNHHPDPAKLKNLQDLAEKVVALEADVGLAFDGDGDRCGVVDNRGEPLYPDRQMMLYAQDVLTRQPGAEVIYDIKCTALLPKVIEAAGGHATMWKTGHSYMKAKMRESGAALGGEVSGHMFFKERWYGFDDGVYTAARMLEILSTQSQTAAELFAALPNAYNTPEIDIPFEEGQHYAFMDKIKAVADFSDAKVFDLDGLRVDFDDGWGLIRPSNTSPVIVLRFEGETPQALARIQQRFKTLMLSVDPTLSLPF, encoded by the coding sequence ATGGCTCACGTTGATCCACGTATTTTTCGAACCTACGATATTCGTGGCATTGTTGACCAGGCCATGACCGAGGAAACCGTCTATTGTGTGGGGCAGGCGCTGGGCTCGGAAATGTTGGCCGTCGGCGAGACGCAAATTGTGCTTGGTCGTGACGGACGCTTGTCCGGTGAACGCTTTGCGCACTTGATGTCGGAAGGGTTGCGGTCAACCGGCGTCAAGGTGATTGATCTCGGTGCGGTCATGACGCCGATGGTGTATTTTGCTGCTGAGACCTTGCCCGGCGGGCATTCCTGTGTGGTCATTACCGGCTCCCATAATCCACCGGACTACAATGGCATCAAAATGGTTATTGATGGCGTCACGCTTTATGGCGAACACATCCAAAAACTGTTGCAACGTATTCAAAACGACGATTTTGTCGAATCCGCCAGGCCTGGTGATTATGAATCCTATGATATTTTTCCCGCCTATCGTGAGCGTATTGTTTCCGGTATCGCGTTAAAGCGCCCTTTAAAGGTGGTGGTGGATGCCGGTAACGGCATTGCCGGCGCATTCGCGCCAGAGATTATCGAAGCCTTGGGGTGCGATGTGACGGCGATTTTCTGTGAGGTGGACGGCACCTTTCCGAATCACCATCCCGATCCGGCGAAGTTGAAGAATTTGCAAGATCTGGCTGAAAAAGTGGTGGCGTTGGAGGCCGACGTCGGTTTGGCATTTGATGGCGATGGCGACCGCTGTGGCGTGGTGGATAACCGCGGAGAACCTTTGTATCCGGACCGACAAATGATGTTGTACGCACAGGATGTGTTAACCCGCCAGCCGGGGGCGGAAGTGATTTACGATATTAAGTGCACGGCCTTATTGCCGAAAGTCATTGAGGCGGCAGGTGGCCACGCCACCATGTGGAAAACCGGCCATTCCTATATGAAAGCAAAAATGCGGGAATCCGGCGCGGCGCTGGGCGGCGAAGTGTCCGGCCATATGTTTTTCAAGGAGCGTTGGTATGGGTTTGACGACGGCGTTTACACCGCCGCTCGCATGCTGGAAATCTTGTCTACTCAGTCGCAAACCGCCGCCGAGTTATTCGCGGCGCTTCCGAATGCCTATAACACGCCGGAAATCGACATTCCGTTTGAAGAAGGGCAGCATTATGCCTTTATGGACAAAATCAAAGCCGTAGCCGATTTCAGCGATGCCAAGGTGTTTGACTTGGACGGTTTACGGGTCGATTTCGACGATGGTTGGGGGCTGATTCGTCCCTCTAATACCTCGCCGGTCATTGTCTTGCGCTTTGAAGGCGAAACGCCGCAAGCCCTGGCTCGGATTCAGCAACGTTTTAAAACCTTGATGTTGTCGGTGGACCCAACATTATCGTTGCCATTTTAA
- a CDS encoding HD-GYP domain-containing protein yields the protein MFNERLHDTNILVVDDQQMNLDLVRDLLEAEGFRHIHTIKDPLQLSLLLNQMDIDLVLLDINMPILDGFASLALIRQHFTAEQVPPVIMLTAQNDQDNRVKALKGGASDYVMKPFNRYELLKRIEIQLENWLMKKMLRQQNKMLEQKVWERTKALEDAHHEIIYRLGRAAEYRDNETGNHVKRVSYYSEKIALKAGLGKNKAHMIRIASPMHDVGKIGISDEIMLKPGKLSDDEYFEMQRHVEIGAEILEGHDSEVLRIAYEIALTHHEKYNGKGYPKGLVGEEIPISGRIVAIADVFDALTSERPYKKAWSVEKAVHLIESEKGAHFDPYLVECFVAILPKILEIKSAYADADNA from the coding sequence ATGTTTAATGAGCGGTTGCATGATACCAATATTCTGGTCGTGGATGACCAGCAGATGAACCTGGATTTAGTCCGCGATCTGCTGGAAGCCGAGGGGTTTCGGCATATTCATACGATTAAAGACCCGTTACAGTTGAGTTTACTGTTGAATCAGATGGACATTGACCTGGTGTTACTGGACATCAATATGCCGATTTTGGACGGGTTTGCATCGCTTGCGTTGATTCGGCAGCATTTTACAGCGGAGCAGGTGCCACCGGTGATTATGTTGACGGCACAAAATGATCAGGATAATCGTGTGAAAGCCTTGAAGGGCGGTGCCAGTGATTATGTGATGAAACCGTTCAATCGCTACGAGTTGTTGAAGCGTATCGAAATTCAGTTGGAAAACTGGTTGATGAAAAAGATGTTGCGCCAACAGAATAAAATGTTGGAACAAAAGGTCTGGGAAAGAACCAAAGCCTTGGAAGACGCGCACCACGAAATCATTTACCGGCTTGGACGAGCAGCCGAATACCGTGACAACGAAACCGGAAACCATGTTAAACGCGTCAGCTATTATTCTGAAAAAATCGCCTTGAAAGCCGGCCTGGGCAAAAACAAGGCGCATATGATTCGGATTGCCTCGCCGATGCACGATGTTGGTAAAATCGGGATTTCCGACGAAATCATGTTGAAACCGGGTAAGCTGTCCGACGACGAATATTTTGAAATGCAGCGCCATGTGGAAATCGGGGCGGAAATTCTCGAAGGACATGATTCGGAAGTGTTGAGAATCGCCTATGAAATCGCGCTGACGCATCATGAAAAATACAATGGAAAAGGTTATCCCAAAGGGCTGGTGGGGGAAGAAATTCCCATTTCCGGACGAATTGTCGCCATCGCCGATGTGTTTGATGCCCTCACCTCCGAGCGCCCTTACAAAAAAGCCTGGAGTGTTGAGAAGGCCGTCCACCTTATCGAATCTGAGAAAGGGGCGCATTTTGACCCTTATCTGGTGGAGTGTTTTGTCGCGATTTTGCCGAAAATTCTGGAAATCAAATCGGCGTATGCCGATGCCGATAATGCCTGA
- a CDS encoding HDOD domain-containing protein: MEQRLRGAIKAIQGVKIPDLPKEIMELDSALSSKFPNNQQITEIIESNTKLSGEVIRIVNSPIMKLKTPVKSIREAVDVLGYNNLKNLVLSAAIQNLFNTREVQEIIEHSKDTAFCCAELSEYVHGVSRDEAYLLGLFHNGGSLLLATKDPENYQKVFSLINTNPVSGVKKEVERYGSGHTDIGILIGQKWKLPVEMLNVIMLHHMPHSNIGQDKVRGMIAMVKIANVIVNEVSFGAYMTDEARQYLAEAQEELMLSNEDINGLRRVLIGST, translated from the coding sequence ATGGAGCAGCGACTCAGAGGGGCGATAAAAGCCATTCAGGGAGTGAAAATTCCCGACCTACCGAAAGAAATCATGGAGTTGGATTCCGCACTCTCCAGCAAATTTCCCAATAACCAGCAAATCACCGAAATCATCGAAAGCAATACCAAGCTTTCCGGCGAAGTGATTCGTATCGTTAATTCGCCGATTATGAAACTGAAAACACCGGTCAAATCGATTCGGGAAGCGGTGGATGTACTGGGCTATAACAACTTAAAAAACCTGGTGTTGTCGGCGGCCATTCAAAACCTGTTTAACACGCGTGAAGTGCAAGAAATCATCGAACACTCTAAAGATACCGCGTTTTGTTGTGCCGAACTGTCGGAATATGTACACGGTGTGTCGCGTGATGAAGCCTATTTGCTTGGATTGTTCCATAACGGCGGGAGTTTGCTGCTGGCGACGAAAGACCCGGAAAACTATCAAAAAGTGTTTTCTTTGATTAACACCAATCCGGTCAGCGGTGTGAAAAAAGAAGTCGAACGTTACGGTTCAGGGCACACCGACATTGGTATTTTGATCGGTCAGAAATGGAAGTTGCCAGTGGAAATGCTGAATGTGATTATGTTGCATCACATGCCGCACTCTAATATTGGGCAGGATAAAGTACGCGGTATGATCGCGATGGTGAAAATCGCCAATGTGATTGTCAACGAAGTGTCGTTCGGCGCTTACATGACCGATGAAGCGCGACAATACCTGGCCGAAGCGCAAGAAGAACTCATGTTATCGAATGAGGACATTAATGGGTTGAGGCGCGTTCTGATCGGGTCAACCTAA
- a CDS encoding ZIP family metal transporter: MNELTLILLLTLFAGACIPLGGLLGYFESIRPRWLENELRHAIIAFGGGILVAAVALVLVPEGKKYVQHDFGSVLIFLAGGVTFFMMERFLGLKRREKPQFTAMLLDYLPESLALGGAFALGSPTAPLLALFIGLQNLPEGFNAYRELVAQPGSSKRKILGFMLLLAMLGPVIGLLGYTYFAESEVLLGAVMLFASGGILYLIFQDIAPQSRMQHHWAPPLGAVLGFCLGLLGQSLVSA, translated from the coding sequence GTGAACGAACTCACCCTGATTTTATTATTGACCTTATTCGCCGGTGCTTGCATACCATTGGGCGGGCTGCTCGGCTATTTTGAAAGCATCCGTCCAAGATGGCTGGAAAACGAACTGCGTCACGCCATCATCGCCTTTGGTGGCGGCATATTAGTGGCAGCCGTCGCCTTGGTGTTGGTACCGGAAGGGAAGAAATACGTTCAGCACGATTTTGGAAGTGTGCTGATTTTCCTGGCTGGCGGGGTCACTTTCTTTATGATGGAACGCTTTTTAGGCTTGAAACGCCGTGAAAAGCCACAGTTTACTGCCATGTTACTCGACTACCTTCCGGAGTCCTTAGCCTTGGGCGGGGCTTTTGCACTGGGCTCCCCGACGGCACCGTTATTGGCGTTATTCATCGGCCTGCAAAACTTACCGGAAGGTTTCAACGCCTATCGCGAACTGGTGGCTCAACCCGGCAGCAGCAAACGCAAGATTCTTGGCTTTATGCTGCTATTGGCCATGCTGGGCCCCGTCATCGGCTTATTGGGTTATACCTATTTTGCCGAAAGCGAAGTCCTGCTGGGCGCGGTGATGTTGTTTGCCTCGGGCGGTATCCTGTATTTGATTTTTCAGGACATCGCACCTCAGTCACGTATGCAGCATCATTGGGCACCACCATTAGGCGCGGTGCTTGGTTTCTGCCTGGGACTGCTGGGGCAAAGCCTGGTTAGCGCCTAG
- the dut gene encoding dUTP diphosphatase, whose translation MTMQVQYKILDPRLGNEIELPTYGTRGSAGLDLRACIDEVMTIEPGQTVLIPTGMAIHLDDPGLAAMLLPRSGLGHKHGIVLGNLVGLIDSDYQGPLMVSCWNRSDQAYTVEVGERIAQMVIVPVLQPVFTQVEEFGDATERGEGGFGHTGTH comes from the coding sequence ATGACCATGCAAGTGCAATACAAAATTCTCGACCCGCGTCTCGGAAATGAAATTGAACTACCGACTTACGGCACACGGGGTTCGGCCGGGTTGGATTTACGCGCTTGTATTGATGAGGTCATGACCATCGAGCCGGGGCAAACGGTGTTGATTCCGACCGGTATGGCCATTCACCTGGACGATCCGGGTTTAGCGGCGATGTTATTACCACGCTCCGGTTTGGGGCATAAACACGGCATCGTACTAGGTAATTTAGTCGGACTGATCGACTCCGACTACCAAGGGCCTTTAATGGTGTCTTGTTGGAATCGAAGCGATCAAGCTTATACGGTTGAGGTGGGTGAGCGCATTGCACAAATGGTCATTGTGCCGGTGTTACAGCCCGTGTTTACCCAAGTTGAGGAGTTCGGTGATGCCACCGAGCGTGGCGAAGGTGGGTTTGGCCATACCGGCACACACTGA